The Euryarchaeota archaeon genome includes a region encoding these proteins:
- a CDS encoding DUF58 domain-containing protein translates to MRLTDRGRAAAGLASLFWAAALVTANEAAAMGALAITTVFAYGFVQLQKPRLKANRRIESTYLIEGESFEEVIRLRVRSSAAKRATLIETTSDGLASPTGGALDVYLGAKEIVQSLTWTATTWGKKRVGPLHMILRDQFDLIQTEIGVPGHETIFVRPAAQSLGKYKPRANNPEISLGAHSVSKPGDGFEFFSLRGYQPGDSIRRINWKASARSSTTVVNQPSRDSFSKVLMILDLRAKETIGIGDDAPIVRNGRAAASLVAHHDRMKDHLTLVAVTSEARNLSGRTNPRMDELLDALARVEPGGDMPLDEAIRAHVASVKPRSPVYFMTSGTLDPSLLPALDLVHAIGARPLVISPAAPEGKNVEDEMKRILGGSRTLVLSEVRALGCPVAEWSSKSGLEESLVAT, encoded by the coding sequence ATGAGGCTTACCGACCGTGGACGCGCCGCAGCAGGCCTAGCTTCGCTATTTTGGGCGGCCGCTCTCGTCACGGCAAACGAGGCGGCGGCCATGGGGGCGCTTGCCATCACGACGGTCTTCGCCTACGGTTTCGTACAGCTGCAAAAACCCCGTCTCAAAGCGAATCGACGGATAGAGAGCACCTACCTCATCGAAGGCGAATCGTTTGAAGAAGTGATCAGGTTAAGGGTCCGGTCCAGCGCCGCCAAGAGGGCAACCCTCATCGAGACCACCTCGGACGGTCTTGCCTCGCCAACGGGGGGCGCTCTCGACGTCTACCTAGGGGCAAAAGAGATCGTCCAATCGCTTACGTGGACGGCGACCACGTGGGGCAAGAAGCGAGTCGGCCCACTTCACATGATCCTTCGCGACCAATTCGACTTGATCCAGACGGAGATCGGAGTCCCCGGCCATGAGACGATATTCGTGCGACCCGCCGCACAATCGCTTGGAAAATACAAACCGAGGGCGAACAATCCCGAGATCTCGTTGGGGGCTCACAGCGTCTCCAAACCCGGGGACGGTTTCGAATTCTTCTCGTTACGCGGATACCAGCCCGGCGACAGCATCCGAAGAATCAATTGGAAGGCGAGCGCACGATCGAGTACCACGGTCGTGAATCAACCCTCGCGGGACAGCTTCTCGAAGGTCTTGATGATCCTTGACCTACGCGCAAAGGAGACGATAGGCATCGGCGACGACGCCCCGATCGTCCGAAACGGTCGGGCGGCCGCCTCTCTCGTTGCCCATCACGATCGCATGAAAGACCATTTGACGCTAGTGGCCGTCACCTCTGAAGCGCGTAACCTCTCCGGACGCACAAACCCGCGAATGGACGAACTGCTGGACGCGTTAGCGCGAGTCGAACCGGGCGGCGACATGCCCCTTGACGAGGCGATCCGCGCGCACGTAGCGTCCGTCAAACCCCGCTCCCCGGTGTACTTCATGACGAGTGGGACGCTCGACCCGTCGCTACTTCCCGCACTGGACCTGGTCCACGCGATAGGCGCCCGGCCACTCGTCATCAGTCCGGCCGCACCTGAAGGGAAGAATGTGGAAGATGAGATGAAGCGCATCCTTGGAGGCTCACGGACTCTAGTCCTTTCCGAAGTCAGGGCCCTCGGATGCCCGGTGGCGGAATGGTCGTCCAAAAGTGGATTGGAGGAATCCCTCGTTGCAACCTAA
- a CDS encoding MoxR family ATPase, with the protein MAPLVQKRVESILTQVRQVMVGKETVLRFVAAGMITEGCHILFEDMPGLAKSVLASTVSRASGCEFRRIQFTPDLLPGDITGTFIYNQTEGTFVLRKGPIFCNFLLADEINRASPKTQSALLEAMGEKQVSIEGATHSLAVPFMVMATQNPVEQEGTYPLPEAQLDRFMLKLSMGYPNKEEEMEILLRRAQRGKDAFDVKPVASPELLQSMAKIVEHVRVEKPIYAYIAEIVDRTRKHADLQAGSSPRGSLALFKLARSWAAVQGRPYVTADDVRELVTPVLAHRLILTPQARLARRKGEDVLKEILAATPVPKFTVPA; encoded by the coding sequence ATGGCGCCCCTAGTGCAGAAACGCGTAGAATCGATCCTCACCCAAGTGAGACAAGTAATGGTCGGCAAGGAGACGGTTTTGCGATTCGTGGCGGCGGGCATGATAACGGAGGGTTGCCACATCCTGTTCGAGGACATGCCGGGGCTCGCGAAGTCAGTACTGGCAAGTACCGTGAGCCGTGCCTCGGGCTGCGAGTTCCGGCGCATCCAATTCACGCCGGACCTGCTTCCAGGAGACATCACGGGGACCTTTATCTACAATCAGACCGAGGGGACTTTCGTCCTCAGAAAGGGGCCGATATTCTGCAATTTCCTCCTCGCCGACGAGATAAACCGCGCCTCACCGAAGACCCAATCAGCCTTACTTGAGGCCATGGGCGAGAAACAAGTCAGCATCGAAGGCGCAACGCATAGTCTTGCCGTGCCGTTCATGGTGATGGCCACCCAGAATCCCGTCGAGCAGGAAGGCACCTACCCTCTCCCCGAAGCGCAGCTCGACCGGTTCATGCTCAAACTGAGCATGGGGTATCCGAACAAGGAGGAGGAGATGGAGATCCTCCTTCGCAGAGCGCAGCGTGGAAAGGACGCCTTCGACGTGAAACCCGTGGCCTCGCCGGAACTGCTGCAGTCCATGGCGAAGATCGTGGAGCACGTTAGAGTGGAAAAACCGATCTATGCGTACATCGCAGAGATAGTGGACAGGACACGAAAACACGCGGACCTTCAAGCCGGCTCCTCGCCGCGCGGTAGCCTCGCCCTGTTCAAGCTCGCCCGCTCATGGGCCGCGGTCCAGGGTCGGCCATATGTGACCGCCGACGACGTGCGCGAACTCGTCACCCCGGTCTTGGCCCATCGCCTCATACTGACACCCCAGGCCCGCCTAGCGCGTCGCAAGGGGGAAGACGTCTTGAAGGAGATTCTCGCGGCCACACCGGTCCCGAAGTTCACGGTGCCGGCATGA
- a CDS encoding carboxypeptidase regulatory-like domain-containing protein: MSILRTTLQSARRRLRGSERRATTILVLALASQIILGVWVVEGILATSAERADFRASSGSVDAIDSDNDGVPDAYENAILGTDPLARAPLHELPEEWIKAHGLEVSDPDLGNRTAPYPRPPESPEIYGPAGLPAEYRMTLFEAYEYGKPSTWNETDDGVWPGRLDPTRAYMNDSNVPYSWLIREGVDPFDASRHDRVPDVAGVTWTPREAYQRGLHALSPDGDRDGLPDVDELRLGTSPRLFSTAGSGIADGWLVGHGFDALDAAIPFQDTDNDGLTNIDEFLASVRLYPNETLLGGGLDPKHQSTIGGPIPDGWLVRYDLDPLDPRAHENTTEERDLTIANGTVHAVLTVHDEYKVNRLPLWNESRNGPWWGGTDPRLNDTDSDGLADIEEIVGWNVSLDGKSKRVRSDPTRLDSDVDGLIDMEERRGVQGNVTFPPTDPSAPDTDFDGLTDGQELGVQHWRGILLPRLDPTNPDTDDDGVPDGDEAAYWMDRFDEAVAGSAYAWGPDPHPLASAVFALEGKAPSDALGRLLPGGDMDGDKLPNVADPDSDNDGLLDGWEVKPELYRESPYVSERSRSATDPANNDTDRDVLPDAWEVRYGLFDYVFGGWNLDPSLWSSFRDDVSDADRDLDGDSALWYSFHEADGAARVEAHEYKASNLVEFRGGSDPNRKSSSPDGIPDGWKLFWGTEYLGLLPDQIGDVYPGAPGLLTIPQERTIPRIGHDDSDVILANYEYLRWVKSDEKNLLPWEAYAGTGSTGTGGTDTLRIRGQFNTDYRAVSENQTNPYLDDTDGDGMPDSWETTWARLGTGQEKVSAVKPDAEKDPDSDGLANAGEWAAGTNPYLADSDFGQATDDIEVRLGLDPLDPSDDIYALNSKIDSDGDGVYDNQEKLGRVMASGLRVSTNPNDPDTDHDGLLDGQSLSQVLDRSVSTRNPEDATLLANLKARGLLVRVFEDGTADVYGEAAVGSDPTQVSTPVDGVPDGWAVANGLSPARSSGKFTSYAYGRPTWWNETRNGVWWWGLAPDAKAPDDSDNDGLKDLNGEDPIPFANQRNVLPRGDPRDVGLGAMEALFRGQAYGDDPLGRVVTLAGRVATNVLLDPIEERVVANGTSEFSGRLLSAMDEPVPNATVLLSLEKRQLVIGSAITNQTGHYRGSIVVQSQLPAPPASAGVTVFGSLDGDGVHSNDGTILGALNTSRPLRVFAWNYNASVFAQPRQDAPLRLPNGSLSRGWTSSESDAQNVTFTLASVLVTESPASARIHETTDVKVTLTDALGRAVPNATVLVMPTEMAIAMPNTMPMKVSFKTDPAGKVNVPLTLPGIPGTYEVEFSFAGREPDLLATRKTVSILVVEESVLRFDRQAVPIRIGDTATVAGSLVTSRSLPVAGADITVTGPGIATKTNTSLEGRFTAELAFPITMPPGVVTLEGVYQGTEGLNSTRTVTTLTVTGLPKWIIENIDASVGAVTMLRARLVDLHGAPLPGRNVVTEDAKGFQLASNATDSRGFATFPLDYRTAQPGERLLVLRFSDAVDGTAEKSVAVSVFTPTKLSIATDAIIRGEAAKIWGNLTDVVGRPLAGQRVSITLGSLERSAVTNATGQYLFGETWADELPLGRIAIAARYDGSADNIMKPSSNESLVAVRDRSILTLTGNTILRSDPFIEGWLRTGTGNALPQREVLLIGPGGAVSVATDSKGYFRGPLSLSPSQPLGKMDLRMIVRGNELLMGSDTSHAMFLKDRGQLKCDGLPTAGLAGKTASGTCQLLDSTGRSVRDVLFAVAMEDIRLQATGSGDEFSFTVPASVPGGPHSLRIEAISETLLAEPLFRSFEVQEPTTLRLTSRPTADAGQPVELRVALDLGGRLLANETLMILGVGPQPLKVTTNAKGEAVIALPPPAPGSASYQIAFAGNGTRGPSFMTVIVPVLPAPAASGTSIVWMAAGAVIILAASITAWFFLRRRKHDAAEILKAAARRLSSRNPDVRALYDAYLQLLLLSGLTEDKAETLTFGDLVSRFVKETPETREDLAKVTELFNRAVYAPQWLETGSNDATALSLQRLSRAIQKDRSQQGKPEASEARAA; encoded by the coding sequence GTGTCCATCCTACGTACGACGCTCCAAAGCGCACGGCGGCGGCTGCGCGGATCAGAGAGGCGAGCGACGACGATCCTCGTTCTCGCTCTAGCGTCCCAGATCATCCTCGGGGTTTGGGTCGTCGAGGGAATCCTCGCAACGTCCGCGGAGAGAGCGGACTTCCGGGCGTCCTCGGGCTCCGTCGATGCGATTGACTCCGACAATGATGGTGTCCCAGACGCGTACGAGAACGCGATACTCGGGACAGACCCCCTGGCGCGAGCGCCCCTTCACGAGCTTCCAGAGGAGTGGATCAAGGCGCACGGCCTGGAAGTTTCCGATCCCGATCTGGGAAATCGGACTGCGCCGTACCCTCGCCCTCCGGAAAGCCCGGAGATCTATGGACCGGCAGGACTTCCGGCCGAGTACCGGATGACGCTTTTCGAAGCCTACGAGTACGGGAAACCATCGACATGGAACGAGACGGATGACGGCGTGTGGCCCGGTCGGCTCGACCCGACTCGTGCGTACATGAATGACAGTAACGTTCCATATTCGTGGCTAATCCGCGAGGGAGTGGACCCCTTCGACGCTTCCCGGCACGACCGCGTTCCAGACGTTGCGGGCGTCACGTGGACTCCTCGCGAAGCGTACCAGCGGGGACTACACGCCCTCTCGCCCGATGGCGACCGCGATGGGCTGCCGGACGTCGACGAGTTGCGCCTCGGCACGAGCCCTCGCCTCTTTTCAACCGCGGGATCGGGAATAGCCGATGGTTGGTTGGTTGGACACGGTTTCGACGCGCTCGACGCCGCCATCCCCTTCCAGGACACTGACAACGATGGTCTCACGAACATCGACGAGTTCCTCGCTTCGGTGCGCCTCTACCCTAACGAGACGCTTCTTGGTGGTGGCCTCGATCCTAAGCATCAGAGCACGATCGGTGGCCCGATCCCGGATGGCTGGCTGGTGCGTTACGATTTGGACCCCCTAGACCCACGTGCGCACGAGAACACGACGGAAGAGCGGGACTTGACGATAGCGAACGGGACCGTCCACGCCGTTCTCACCGTCCACGACGAATACAAGGTCAATCGCCTGCCCCTCTGGAACGAGAGTCGCAACGGCCCATGGTGGGGTGGTACGGATCCCCGGTTGAACGACACGGACTCCGACGGGCTCGCAGACATCGAAGAGATCGTCGGTTGGAACGTGAGCCTTGACGGTAAGTCTAAGCGCGTCAGATCGGACCCTACGCGTCTCGATTCCGACGTTGATGGCCTCATCGATATGGAGGAACGTCGAGGCGTGCAAGGAAACGTGACGTTTCCGCCAACGGATCCATCCGCTCCGGATACCGATTTCGACGGCCTCACGGACGGGCAGGAACTCGGCGTCCAGCATTGGCGAGGCATACTTTTACCACGGCTCGATCCGACCAATCCGGATACGGATGATGATGGTGTCCCGGATGGGGACGAGGCTGCCTATTGGATGGACCGATTCGACGAGGCGGTCGCCGGCTCCGCGTACGCGTGGGGTCCGGACCCGCATCCGCTCGCCTCGGCCGTCTTCGCCCTCGAAGGCAAGGCGCCCTCGGACGCCTTGGGACGGCTCCTCCCTGGTGGCGACATGGATGGCGACAAACTCCCGAATGTTGCGGACCCCGACTCCGACAACGACGGACTCCTCGACGGGTGGGAGGTCAAGCCGGAGCTCTACCGCGAGAGTCCCTACGTCTCCGAACGCAGCCGCTCGGCCACCGACCCCGCGAACAATGACACGGACCGCGACGTGCTGCCGGACGCGTGGGAGGTCCGTTACGGTCTCTTCGACTACGTCTTCGGAGGATGGAATCTGGACCCGTCGCTCTGGAGCTCCTTTAGAGACGACGTGAGTGATGCCGACCGCGATCTCGACGGCGACAGTGCCCTTTGGTACAGTTTCCACGAGGCGGACGGGGCCGCGCGAGTCGAGGCCCACGAGTACAAGGCGTCGAACCTCGTCGAATTCAGAGGCGGCTCGGACCCGAACCGGAAGTCTTCGAGTCCCGATGGCATCCCAGACGGTTGGAAGCTTTTCTGGGGCACGGAGTACTTAGGACTTCTCCCGGACCAGATTGGGGATGTCTACCCGGGCGCGCCCGGTCTTCTAACGATTCCCCAGGAGAGAACGATTCCGCGCATTGGCCACGACGACTCCGACGTCATCCTCGCAAACTACGAATACTTGCGATGGGTCAAAAGCGACGAAAAGAATCTCCTCCCATGGGAGGCGTACGCGGGCACAGGCTCCACGGGGACCGGGGGAACGGACACCCTCCGAATACGCGGCCAATTCAATACGGACTACCGGGCCGTCTCCGAGAACCAGACAAACCCGTACTTGGACGACACGGATGGCGACGGAATGCCCGACAGTTGGGAGACGACATGGGCCCGGCTGGGGACAGGCCAAGAAAAGGTGAGCGCGGTAAAACCCGACGCCGAGAAAGACCCCGATTCCGATGGACTCGCCAATGCGGGCGAGTGGGCGGCGGGAACGAACCCGTACCTCGCGGATTCCGATTTCGGCCAAGCGACCGACGACATCGAGGTGCGCCTCGGTCTCGATCCGCTCGACCCCTCCGATGACATCTATGCCCTCAATTCCAAGATAGATTCCGACGGCGACGGGGTCTACGATAACCAAGAGAAGCTCGGTCGGGTAATGGCGTCCGGCCTCCGGGTCTCGACCAACCCCAATGACCCGGACACCGACCACGATGGTCTACTCGATGGACAATCGCTCTCGCAAGTACTGGACCGATCCGTAAGCACGAGGAACCCGGAAGACGCAACACTCTTAGCCAATCTGAAAGCCCGCGGCCTTTTGGTCCGCGTGTTCGAGGATGGGACGGCCGACGTGTATGGGGAGGCTGCGGTCGGGTCGGACCCGACGCAGGTCTCGACGCCAGTCGATGGCGTTCCCGACGGCTGGGCCGTAGCCAATGGACTGTCCCCCGCCCGGTCAAGTGGGAAGTTCACGAGCTATGCGTATGGCCGACCAACCTGGTGGAACGAGACGCGTAACGGCGTCTGGTGGTGGGGACTCGCGCCTGACGCCAAGGCCCCTGACGATTCCGATAACGACGGGTTGAAGGATCTCAATGGGGAGGACCCGATCCCCTTCGCCAACCAGCGAAACGTATTGCCGCGCGGTGATCCCCGGGATGTCGGTCTCGGCGCAATGGAGGCTCTCTTTCGCGGACAAGCGTATGGCGACGACCCGCTGGGGCGGGTCGTTACTTTGGCGGGCCGGGTGGCGACGAACGTCCTCCTTGATCCGATTGAGGAGCGGGTCGTGGCCAATGGGACGTCGGAGTTCTCGGGGCGACTCTTGTCCGCTATGGATGAGCCCGTTCCCAACGCCACCGTGTTGCTTTCTCTCGAGAAACGCCAGCTCGTCATCGGTTCCGCGATCACAAACCAGACCGGCCACTATCGTGGCAGCATCGTAGTCCAATCCCAGCTTCCGGCACCTCCGGCGAGCGCGGGCGTGACCGTCTTCGGGTCGCTCGACGGAGACGGCGTCCACTCGAACGATGGCACCATTCTTGGCGCCTTGAACACCTCTCGACCCCTTCGCGTGTTTGCATGGAACTACAACGCCTCCGTATTCGCCCAGCCTAGGCAGGATGCGCCGCTGCGGCTCCCAAATGGCAGCCTCAGCCGCGGATGGACTAGCTCCGAAAGCGACGCCCAGAACGTCACATTCACTCTTGCGTCGGTCTTGGTCACGGAATCGCCCGCGTCCGCGCGCATCCACGAGACGACCGATGTGAAGGTGACGTTGACCGATGCGCTGGGCCGCGCCGTGCCGAACGCCACGGTACTGGTAATGCCGACCGAAATGGCAATTGCAATGCCGAACACCATGCCGATGAAGGTCTCGTTCAAGACCGACCCGGCGGGAAAGGTCAACGTGCCGCTTACGTTGCCGGGGATTCCAGGCACCTATGAAGTGGAGTTCTCGTTCGCGGGTCGTGAGCCAGATCTCCTCGCGACCCGGAAAACCGTGTCGATCCTCGTCGTGGAGGAATCGGTGCTCCGGTTCGACCGTCAGGCCGTTCCAATAAGGATCGGAGACACGGCCACCGTTGCCGGTTCACTGGTGACGAGCCGATCGTTGCCCGTCGCCGGAGCGGACATCACCGTGACCGGCCCGGGTATCGCCACGAAGACCAACACCAGTTTGGAAGGACGGTTCACAGCGGAACTCGCGTTCCCAATTACCATGCCTCCCGGCGTAGTCACGTTGGAGGGCGTGTACCAAGGCACGGAAGGACTCAACTCCACTCGCACGGTCACGACCTTGACGGTGACCGGCCTCCCAAAGTGGATCATCGAAAACATCGATGCGAGCGTGGGAGCCGTCACGATGCTACGCGCCCGCCTCGTGGACCTGCACGGAGCCCCCCTTCCCGGTCGCAACGTCGTGACAGAAGACGCGAAAGGTTTCCAACTTGCGTCGAACGCGACGGATTCACGGGGCTTCGCCACGTTCCCGCTCGATTACCGGACGGCGCAGCCGGGTGAACGCCTGCTCGTTTTGCGGTTCTCGGACGCAGTCGATGGAACGGCGGAGAAGTCGGTCGCCGTGAGCGTCTTCACGCCGACCAAACTGTCAATCGCAACGGACGCGATCATCCGCGGGGAGGCAGCTAAAATCTGGGGGAATCTCACTGACGTGGTGGGTAGACCCCTTGCCGGCCAGAGGGTGAGCATCACCCTTGGGTCGTTGGAACGTTCCGCGGTCACCAACGCCACCGGCCAGTACTTGTTCGGTGAAACTTGGGCCGATGAGCTGCCATTAGGCCGGATCGCGATTGCCGCTCGCTACGACGGTTCCGCGGACAACATCATGAAACCAAGCTCCAACGAATCACTCGTCGCCGTAAGGGATCGATCCATTCTGACGCTTACGGGAAATACCATTCTCCGATCAGACCCGTTCATCGAGGGTTGGCTAAGGACCGGGACTGGAAACGCTCTTCCTCAAAGGGAGGTCCTCCTAATAGGGCCGGGCGGCGCCGTCTCCGTGGCCACCGACTCGAAGGGATACTTCCGGGGACCTCTCTCACTATCACCATCTCAACCGCTTGGCAAGATGGACCTCCGCATGATAGTGCGGGGTAACGAACTTCTCATGGGTTCGGACACAAGCCACGCCATGTTCCTCAAAGACAGGGGCCAACTGAAGTGCGACGGACTTCCAACGGCAGGCCTCGCCGGGAAAACGGCTAGCGGCACGTGCCAACTGTTGGACTCCACGGGGCGCAGCGTTCGCGACGTCTTGTTCGCCGTCGCGATGGAGGACATCCGACTACAAGCCACGGGAAGCGGCGACGAGTTCTCCTTCACCGTCCCCGCTTCTGTGCCGGGGGGCCCGCATTCGCTTCGCATAGAGGCCATTTCGGAGACGCTGTTGGCCGAACCGCTATTCAGAAGCTTTGAAGTCCAGGAGCCGACCACCTTGCGCTTGACTTCCAGGCCGACGGCAGATGCCGGCCAACCCGTGGAACTCCGGGTGGCGCTCGACCTCGGCGGCCGGCTTCTTGCCAACGAAACGTTGATGATCCTCGGCGTCGGACCACAACCGCTGAAGGTAACGACGAACGCGAAAGGCGAAGCGGTGATCGCTCTCCCGCCTCCGGCACCGGGTTCGGCCTCTTACCAGATCGCCTTCGCCGGAAACGGCACTCGCGGCCCCAGCTTCATGACCGTCATCGTTCCGGTCTTGCCGGCGCCGGCTGCGAGCGGAACTTCAATCGTATGGATGGCCGCCGGCGCAGTCATTATCTTGGCAGCGTCCATCACCGCCTGGTTCTTCTTGCGACGAAGAAAACACGACGCGGCTGAGATTCTCAAGGCGGCCGCCAGGCGTCTCTCCAGCCGAAATCCCGACGTGCGAGCGCTCTACGACGCCTACCTCCAATTGCTTCTGCTGTCAGGTCTCACGGAGGACAAAGCCGAGACACTCACGTTCGGAGACCTGGTGTCAAGGTTCGTCAAGGAGACGCCGGAGACGCGCGAGGACCTGGCCAAGGTGACGGAACTCTTCAACAGGGCCGTTTACGCGCCTCAATGGCTGGAGACGGGGTCGAACGATGCCACGGCGCTCTCCCTCCAACGACTCTCTAGAGCAATACAAAAGGATCGTAGCCAGCAAGGAAAGCCTGAAGCGTCGGAGGCGCGAGCCGCATGA
- a CDS encoding transposase: protein MVRASKLSPEQRLEVVVAFLGGKGSMAELCREHGVSSQTIYVWRDKFLEGELRGLQGNGPSEREEALERENTKLKELLGNISMANYVLKRGQVSPLEAEGGACEVPH from the coding sequence ATGGTGAGGGCGTCGAAGTTGTCGCCGGAGCAGAGGCTCGAGGTGGTCGTGGCCTTCCTTGGCGGGAAGGGCTCGATGGCTGAATTGTGTCGCGAGCACGGGGTGAGCTCGCAGACGATCTACGTGTGGCGGGACAAGTTCCTCGAGGGTGAGCTTCGCGGCTTGCAGGGTAACGGGCCGTCGGAGAGGGAAGAAGCCCTCGAGCGTGAGAACACGAAATTGAAGGAACTCCTCGGAAATATCTCGATGGCGAATTACGTGTTAAAAAGAGGGCAAGTCTCTCCACTCGAAGCAGAGGGGGGCGCGTGTGAAGTACCTCATTGA